Proteins from a single region of Lentimicrobium saccharophilum:
- a CDS encoding EpsG family protein has protein sequence MNSTPVAFPLKRKKAKSLPVTLLFFIWPLALLYASLRNYRDPLAKRGFILFCVYFGFVFVFSRDIQGADSARYAQNLADLHKLTPSFMTLWNSFYTFETNYLDIYQPIITWVISLFTDDARYLFAFFALVFGYFYANNLWIVFSSIKGKLSLTLILFIFVLAFIIPIWSINGVRMWTAAQIFIYGVLLYFIRNEKNGLWWAISSIFIHFSFLLPLILLFIFRLLPKNITMYIVFFVSTLFISEIDLIGVKNALFFLPEIFHPRVETYTNIEYAERVHELSTDNNWYVQFSGIALKIAIISLMLGLILTGRRFLKTNPIQYNYICFVLFFYGLVNLVALVPSVGRFLAVANSLSLVFIILHLSKYKISRVVSAIRVLVVPLLIFYCVFSIRVGFDFIGVSAFIGNPISAIFFEDTKPIIEFIKSLL, from the coding sequence ATGAATTCGACTCCGGTTGCATTTCCCCTCAAAAGAAAAAAGGCAAAATCTTTGCCCGTAACCCTGTTGTTTTTTATTTGGCCGCTGGCGCTGCTTTATGCCTCATTAAGAAATTACCGCGATCCTCTGGCTAAGCGGGGGTTTATATTGTTTTGTGTTTATTTTGGATTTGTATTTGTTTTCAGTCGCGATATTCAGGGTGCCGATTCTGCACGTTATGCTCAGAATCTGGCTGACTTGCATAAACTGACCCCGAGCTTCATGACGCTTTGGAACTCGTTTTATACATTTGAAACGAATTATTTGGATATTTATCAACCAATTATTACATGGGTTATTTCACTTTTTACTGATGATGCACGTTATCTGTTTGCTTTCTTTGCACTTGTTTTTGGCTATTTCTATGCGAATAATCTGTGGATAGTTTTTAGTAGCATTAAAGGTAAACTTAGCCTGACCTTAATTCTGTTTATTTTTGTACTTGCTTTTATAATTCCAATTTGGTCAATTAATGGTGTAAGGATGTGGACTGCGGCCCAAATATTTATTTATGGAGTGTTGTTGTATTTTATAAGAAATGAGAAGAATGGATTATGGTGGGCTATAAGTTCTATTTTTATACATTTTTCATTTTTGTTACCTCTTATATTATTGTTTATATTTAGGCTTCTCCCTAAAAATATAACAATGTATATAGTATTTTTTGTTTCAACATTGTTTATTTCAGAAATTGATCTCATTGGAGTTAAAAATGCCTTATTCTTTTTGCCTGAGATATTTCATCCCAGGGTCGAAACATATACAAATATAGAATATGCCGAAAGAGTACATGAGTTAAGCACAGACAATAACTGGTATGTTCAGTTTTCTGGAATTGCATTAAAAATTGCTATTATTTCTTTAATGCTAGGGCTGATTCTGACAGGAAGGAGGTTTTTAAAAACAAATCCAATTCAATATAATTACATTTGTTTTGTTTTGTTTTTTTATGGTTTGGTTAATTTAGTGGCATTAGTACCTTCTGTTGGCAGATTCTTGGCTGTTGCTAATTCTTTGAGTTTGGTATTTATTATATTGCATCTTTCGAAATATAAAATTAGTCGGGTTGTAAGTGCAATTCGCGTTTTGGTTGTTCCGCTTTTGATATTTTATTGCGTTTTCAGCATTAGAGTCGGATTTGATTTTATTGGAGTCTCAGCCTTTATTGGAAATCCAATATCAGCTATTTTCTTCGAGGATACCAAGCCTATCATTGAATTTATTAAATCTCTTTTGTAA
- a CDS encoding glycosyltransferase family protein, whose amino-acid sequence MRILIVTRSFFPENSPRAYRATELCKEFARQGHEVVVFTLKKPKIHNDFEREFNVKIRDLGSLKFRSPDFGNSRIGFFLTRAVFRFLSLSIEYPDIELVYKVKKALKGVKGYDLLVSIAVPYPIHWGVAWARTSKNRIAKIWVADCGDPYMGERTDSFRKWFYFSFIEKWFMHKTDFISIPVETAKIGYYPEFHKKIKIIPQGFRFDSEQNPVNYVANEIPTFAYAGGFIPGIRDPRPFLDYLLNISINFRFIIYTSASALLDLYKEKLNGKLVVMNYIPREALLEVLSKMDFLVNFDNNTSVQVPSKLIDYALAGRPILNVRSPLDPVLIDQFLEGDYSGMHVVDNIQSYNIKNVAKQFLELL is encoded by the coding sequence ATGAGAATTCTTATCGTTACACGAAGTTTTTTTCCGGAGAATTCCCCCAGAGCTTACAGGGCAACTGAATTATGTAAAGAGTTCGCCCGGCAGGGTCATGAGGTGGTCGTATTTACCTTAAAGAAGCCGAAAATTCATAATGATTTTGAAAGAGAGTTTAATGTGAAAATAAGAGATTTGGGGAGCCTTAAGTTTAGAAGTCCTGATTTTGGTAATTCAAGAATTGGTTTCTTTTTGACGAGAGCGGTATTTAGATTTCTATCATTAAGTATAGAATATCCTGATATCGAACTTGTTTACAAAGTCAAGAAAGCCTTGAAAGGAGTAAAGGGTTACGACCTGTTAGTTTCTATTGCCGTCCCCTATCCGATTCATTGGGGCGTTGCCTGGGCAAGAACATCAAAAAACAGAATTGCAAAAATATGGGTAGCTGATTGTGGTGACCCTTATATGGGGGAAAGAACCGATAGTTTCAGAAAGTGGTTTTATTTCAGTTTTATTGAAAAGTGGTTTATGCATAAGACTGACTTTATCAGCATACCGGTTGAAACTGCAAAAATTGGTTATTATCCGGAATTCCATAAAAAAATAAAAATTATACCTCAGGGCTTTAGATTTGATTCTGAGCAAAATCCTGTAAACTATGTGGCTAATGAGATTCCGACATTCGCTTATGCCGGAGGTTTTATCCCCGGAATAAGAGATCCAAGGCCATTTTTGGATTATCTTTTAAATATCAGTATTAACTTTAGGTTTATTATCTATACAAGTGCATCTGCATTACTAGATTTATATAAAGAAAAACTGAATGGGAAACTGGTGGTAATGAATTATATTCCCCGTGAAGCTTTGCTTGAAGTGCTGAGTAAAATGGATTTTCTGGTAAATTTTGATAACAATACGTCAGTTCAGGTGCCAAGTAAACTTATTGATTATGCACTGGCAGGGCGGCCCATTCTTAATGTAAGATCACCGCTTGATCCAGTTCTGATTGATCAGTTTCTGGAAGGCGATTATTCGGGAATGCATGTAGTTGATAATATACAAAGTTATAATATAAAGAATGTTGCAAAGCAATTTCTGGAATTGCTATAG